One window from the genome of Gadus morhua chromosome 16, gadMor3.0, whole genome shotgun sequence encodes:
- the LOC115561580 gene encoding trace amine-associated receptor 4-like, with the protein MFEKFQSGFRLGHSTETALARVTNDLLITEYVSLGEAKSDTLPVSCGVPQGLMEPELCYGNGSCVRTVYPVTVRAILYLTLGSAVVLTVLGNLFVIVAIAHFKQLHTPTNYLTLSLAVSDLLLGVLVMFPRMIQSIETCWYFGDILCKLFNSSDILLCTASILNLSFISMDRYYAVCQPLLYPHKITVHTAVIMILVTWCVSAVVGFGIIFLKLNILGIEEFYTPPSDYLTQLSTGLPPISLTELNTSPWEKPSQTHSPSPVVSPKGLNTRFPY; encoded by the exons ATGTTTGAAAAAtttcagtctggtttccgcCTTGGCCACAGCACGGAAACTGCTCTGGCCAGGGTCACTAACGACCTACTGAT AACTGAATACGTCTCCCTGGGAGAAGCCAAGTCAGACACACTCCCCGTCTCCTGTGGTGTCCCCCAAGG GCTGATGGAGCCAGAGTTGTGCTACGGGAATGGCTCGTGTGTGAGGACGGTCTACCCTGTCACTGTCCGCGCCATCCTCTACTTGACCCTTGGGTCTGCGGTGGTCCTCACAGTCCTGGGTAACCTCTTTGTGATTGTGGCCATCGCTCACTTCAAGCAACTCCACACGCCTACCAACTACCTGACCCTCTCCCTGGCCGTGTCCGACCTCCTCCTGGGGGTTCTGGTCATGTTCCCTAGAATGATTCAGTCCATTGAAACCTGCTGGTACTTTGGGGACATTTTATGCAAGCTCTTCAACAGCTCAGACATCTTGCTGTGTACTGCTTCTATATTGAACCTGTCCTTTATATCCATGGACCGCTATTATGCCGTGTGCCAGCCTCTGCTCTACCCCCATAAGATAACGGTTCACACCGCAGTCATCATGATCctggtcacatggtgtgtctctgCTGTGGTCGGCTTTGGGATAATCTTCCTAAAGCTGAATATATTAGGAATAGAGGAGTTCTACACTCCACCATCGGACTATCTGACTCAACTCTCAACTGGTTTACCTCCTATCTCACTAACAGAACTGAATACGTCTCCCTGGGAGAAGCCAAGTCAGACACACTCCCCGTCTCCTGTGGTGTCCCCCAAGG GATTGAATACAAGGTTTCCCTACTGA